The genomic window TGACAGCTAATGCTCAATATGTCTAATCTGATTTACAATAACCAGAGCGGTTCGGTTCTTGACAATAACGTTGATACAAAGCAGGGTGATGATTTTAAAAACTGTCATTGGCTAGGAATTAGGTATTTGTAATGCAAACATACATCTATACAGCAACAAAGATAACATATGTTACTACATGGTAAATCTATCAGACCTTTCTTGGTAGTGGTGAAGTACTTGGAGTCCGTCATCTTGGATCCAAATTGTCGATTCTCCTGCAAAAGAGAGTTGACTGTGAATCTTTTTCTGAGTGGAAACTTGGAGCGTCACAAGTGCAACAGGAAACGCTAGAAGTGCAAACAGAGGGAAATAAGAGGAATTCCTGTCTTCTCCTGAACAAATGGCAGACACCCATCTGAGAGTAAACTGTGAAACTTGTTAGTCAGCATGTATATGGCCAACGATATCTCTATTACTGAATGTCACTAACTATATGCATTTCCTGTTGGTGATTTCCACTCTTTTGGCAGATCCTCTCACATTTATGCAACAATACTTCCAGCTATAAAATGCGAGCAATAGTGCTCACGTTAAAAAGGCAATGTTTGCTAAGTTTacccccccaccaccaaaaaagattacaaattaaACATTATCCTGCTAAAGGAGAACTAAAACAGGATTTACCTAAATTCCCCTTATATTACTATGCCATTGTTTTGTCAGTGTTGTGAGTATTTTCTGGTTACAGTGATAAAGACAACTTTTGATATTGCTAAGAAGAACTGTGCCACTTTTTTTCCTCGGAGCCAACATGTATTGTTATAAATCTAACGTGTCATCATATTCATAATACTTCATTAACGCACTATAGTCCTCGATGTTGCCTACACTCATTGAAACAGACGTCATCTCaataaaattatattaaagGCTAATAATTTCATTAACTCGACTGATCTCCTATTACACAACGATGTCCTGACAGCGTTTGTGAAACTTACACAAACAGTGAACAGTGATTAGACACCAAGTCAGAGTCACAATGAAATAAACcgtatgtaacgttaacatgacaTTAACGCAGGGCGGCGACAGATGAGAGCGTTTCgtgtttattattcatctcCGGCAGCAGTTTCATGATTCATCGAGCTTCATGTCGCGTTAGCTGTCAACACCGGACAGGCTGTTAGCATCAAGCTAACACGAAGCGTCAAACGACAGCGTAGCTAACCAGCTAGTTAGCCGAGTAACGTTACTTTAGTCCGAGAGTTCACATTGCTATCATGTTATACTGACACCAAACTAATAGTACACAATTAAACAGTGTTCAGATTAACAACAGGAGGACTTCACACTGACGTCAGCTGACTTTAAGTTATGACTGCTCACTTCGCCAGCTCGCTAGCATCAAACTAGCATGACGCTAACGTTAGCATAGCAGGCTCGATAGTGTATAATCCTGCTGGAGAACACAACTAAAAATACGTGACagttaagttagttacattggTACAGATAGGTCTGCAGTTAACGAGGCTATTCGACCAATTACTCACGCATAACTGATTCGCCCATTCCTGCATGTCTGCAGCAGTTATCTGTATGAAGCTGGTGTCGGACGCTAGCTCTCCGCTGCTGCCTGTCAGtgtcagctagctagctaacgttacttcTCTAGCTCGGCTGAGACGTGACCTTCTGGGTAACGGCTTAAGGAAGCCTTTGCCGGGATAGTAAAGCTCTTAATCTTCCGGCCTGGTTTAACACTTACCAAACGAATTAACGTGCCTTCTGGAGTTAAAATTAGAGTCGCCACACAATGAATTTGGAGAGAAAATCTCCACGAACAGCTCACCGTGACAGGCGTAGCAGGGCTGAGATGGCCTTCGTCCCCTCCCACTTCAGTTACTTCCGTCTTTACACAAAATAACGTTTGCAAACACACGAGCGGCGTCAGCTTTCATTCAGAGGAGCTCAACAACTCCTTCAATAATATGTTCTTTTCAGCGCTTTCCAGAAATTGTagacacttttttattttattttaagacgTTATAGGCTACTTAATGTATCCACTGACCTCTAAGAGTTGAcgaaataaatatgaaatgtaactTGTAAAATCCCTTGTAACATGTAATGTGAGTGCATCCTGATAAAGGAGTCAACAAACATAAAAAGTGGTAACAGCTTAATCGGTTTCCAGTGTATTCTATGCACAGCTAAAGCAAATTATGTAAATAGGTGTTTCTTATATTTTTTCAATGCATTATATCACCGTGTTAAAGCCCCGAGCAACAAGACCTCGATGGGCAGtgtaacaaatggcattaatattagtattagcttacagcaagatattaatgaaaactattgacaaagtcacgactgtttgctgtcctggctcctcagtggtggaacgagctccccattgacatcaggaaagcagaaagtctctacacctcgcaaactaaaaacacatctttttcgactatagctggaatagggaaggtagcgccatagtagcactttagcagcacttaaatgtcccttaccgaaagcactttgtagtttaactttattgaagaaattgtacttctcgattcttgttgttctaagtttggactcatggtttaatgcacttattgtaagtcgctttggataaaagcgtcagctaaatgacatgcaatgtaatgtaatatcagTTAACTGAAGAAATGGGATTAGTAAACACaatatagtttttgttttgagtACAAAAAAAGTTAGTAAATCCCATGATGCTTGAATAATTAATGTTGTCATTATAAACGTTCATACTTTTGCTTTTCTCAAACAGACACTTCACAATTCCCGAGACCCGAGATGTTTCATGAACTTCGGAGGAAGATATTTATTTAAGAACAACGTGACAGCCTTTTcaaaaaagtgaaatgttgCAGTATTGCTATTTCATACATACAAATTCCACAATGTCAAGAAACCTGTACATTTAACTGAAGTTGTAGTGAAAAGTAACATTAGCAAACAAGAAATTGTCAAATCTTGAACATTCAGATTCCGCTGATTAGGGAtcgagacagtgagagagattcATGACATGTTCTAAATTGTGCAAGACAAAGAGCAGATTATGAGGACAATCATTCTCTTTTGTGATTGATAACCAAATGAAGTCACAGTTCACATAAGTGGTCAATTTTAAAGACTAGttgatcaaaatcaaaatgtcgTCAAATAAGCCAAAcccaattaaaatgtaaaataattagGATACATGTAAAAATCTGTTTATAAAGGTGAAAGTGATAACGAGCTACATGTGTAGCTCTTACAATACTGACACGTCATACATTATTTCAAGGAGGAGTCTGCATTAAATCATATTACTGTATCTGTGTTGTAAAACAGTACAATTAtgtttagtttgtctgtttcaTACCAGTTTAAAACTGGCAATGTTTCTAATGTattatgtctctttatggtATACTGTTGAGAAgatcttttttaaatgcccgATGTTTGTTCAGCAGTGGGCCCCATTAGCTTTCCCTCAACACTTACAGCTCATTCAACAGCATTGGAAGATAGATATCGTTTGAGCCCAATGAAActtaatttcataaataaataaattagaccCACATCACTCCCTTCTTCACTCCAACTCTGTACATAAtatcatactgtatgtacacaaaTATATGCACATTCTTTTTTCCAAACAAATTTACTGTGTCAATGCCCTGCAAAACAATGTCATCCACAAATGTTGCATTTCTTAAACCCATTGtcaataacacttttttttttttttaaatggccatCTACTCATCTTAATTGGCATCAAATTAAACTGTTCcactttcaaatatattttacaaagtGCACACCTGTTAAATGCCAAAAACAAAAGTACTGTAGCCGGGGTCTGGCCTCTTAAAGTCTTGACAACTGAGCAAGAGCTTCACAAGAGAACGTTAATATCCAGTTACAGTATCTATTATTCACGCAATGATGCACACATTCAGACACTCACGGTCATTATTCATCCATCAAACCTCGACTtataatattgttgttattggcACTACTAAGCACCACTGATAACGGTATCCTTGTACTTTGAAGAAAACAGGTCTTTCTTTAACCACAAGATGTCACCATGTCGTCTGCTGTGCATTTGAAATCCATCTGCTAAGTAGGTTATCTGGCTTCCTGTATTTCAAAACCACTGAGGGCCGAGGCAATAAATTATATATCTTTTCATGAATTGTACATCGAGTATAATGTATGATTCCAATTGGCAATGTTCCTCACTTATATCCACATTCACACTCAAACTCTCCAATTCCCATTATCATAAACAGATAATGATGGCAATGTAGTGTTACTGAATAGATCTTAATAATGTTGAGCGAAAACATTCAAAAACTAACCTGCGTATACATTTTAAGGCAAAGGGAATTGTCAAGGCATTTCCAACACCAACATTGCATAGCTAAGGCAGCACAGAACTGATTACAGTGAATATGTACATTAAACTGTATATTCAAtgcctttttttatatacaaaataCCCACATATATTAGTGAGCACATCAACATGTATTTACACACAGGCCTTTGACTTCTCTATACGTGTAGCATTGTATTCCAGAGTACAGTTTGGTCCGGGCAGGAGCTCCCAACATTTCTGTTTCAGTGACaatgacacaaagtaacacaaccTTCActgcatctcttttttttcttctttttttttacacttaatCCACTTGTAGAAAGAAAGTTGACATGTTTTTACTGCATCAAACATGATATTGAAAACCTGTAGCACAttaagcatttaaaaacaaacatctatCTCAGTTGTTGTGAAAAGGTGACATCATACATTAATAACAGCAGACACCTGTACAGAGATTGGTAGTGCATGTAGTGTTCTGAGGAATGATGGGGTTACCTTTGTTTATGTTACCTATTGAAGCATACTTGAGTCTATATATGAAGACCACTAACGTGGAGAGACTGAATATACCACAGTCGTACCAGTATTTGACTACCAAGGCAAGCAGAGATACAGTGGCAAACCACAAGAGGGAGCCAATCCATCGGACTAAAGGTTTAGTGTTAACACTGTTTATAGAGTTGCAGCTTTAAATCCCTGGCACTTCACCATGCCCCTCAGCAGGGCACATGGCAGCACATAtgctctctctttatctctctgtgTCAACCATGAGCATTTCATGAGCGTCTTTGAGATAGGCAAACacatccccatgcacacatTAAAATGACAGTAAAAGTAATAACAAAACCATTCCTTTGGTAATAAATAATTTGGCTTGAGTGCAACATAAAAGCAATGTGAACCCCCTGCAGTTTTTCAGGGGAAAAACTAAGTGAAAAAGAAGGTGTTAGACATGCAATAAAAACAGTCTATAGCCCAAAGTCTTTTTTTACACAGTGGTCAAAGTTCATGACAAACAAGTCCCTATTTTATCCGTGCTACATCCAAGCTTCAGTGTCCAGGCTGCCTGACTGTCCAGGGTAGGAACAATCTTTGTTGCCCATGGCTGGGCAACGCGGTTGAGGATGGATCATATCTGCGAAGGCCTGGTGCAGGCTCTTGCATGTGGCTGGATGACCAGTAGAGCGCGAGCTCTGAGGGGACAGTGGTGGCGTGTGGTTTGGGGAAAATGTGTCTAGAGCCTGCAGATCTCTGTAGCTGACCGGGGTCGGGATACGCGAGGGGCTGTTTTCCGGCCTGTTGTCAGTGCGAGGCCTCATTCTGCCACTCAGTTTGTTTTTGGAGAAAGGGGCTACGCTGTCCGCCTTCTTTGGCCCTTTCTTAGTCTGCAGCCCTTCTCCATTGTTGTCCCCGTTGGCCAGGGGGGAAGACGGTGGGGGGGATTCAGAGCGGGATTCACTAAGGCTGAAGCACATGGAAGAGTTTTCACTGGAGGAATCCTGGAAGGAGCAGTCCTCGGAGGGGGGAAGGGGCACAGGTGATGGACATGCGTCTGGGGGCGGGAGGTCATCACTGCCGTCACCATTTTCTAGGTCATACGGTAAGTTTGGCTGGTGATTCTCCAGAGGAACATCTCCTTCAGGCCCTGTGCCCCAGCCAAGCTGACCCTGCTGACCTGTCAGCCCCCCTGTGGGAGGACAACCTCCATGGTCTCCATTCAAATTCCTACAGTGGAAAGCAGGTTGTGAGGGGACCTGATTCATAAAGCTATCACCAAGACCCGGCAGGGAAGATGGAGCTTCCTTGTCCTCGGTGGCGCTAGAGATGGCTGGGAGCTTCTTGAGACCCCCTCCACGCTCTCTCCAGTGCTCAGGCTCTCCTTGACCAAAGTTGTGTGAACTTCCAAAATTGTGTGTATAAAGTAAATTTAAGGGGTCCTCCGGTGGAAGGTGACGGGGATTAGTTCTCTTGGATTCTCTGAGGTCAGGCAGAGTTCCAATCTTTGCCCCCACattcagggaggaggtggaggagttaGAGGAGGAATAGGCAGAGTCAGTGACATTAGGGTCAATGGGTGCTGACACTGAATGAACCCCAGCTCCCTGCAGCGGCACTCCTGGGGCTCTACAAGACACTCCTATAGCCTGCTGTGCATTGGCCAGAAACTCAGCCTCAAAGCTGCGATACAGGTCCTGCTCCTTCTGAGGGTCTAGGGTTGGCAGCTTCTGGAAACCGAGGCCCAGTACTTCCTCTTCGGGCTGCTGGCGCTCCAGGCCAGACCAGCTCCTATGGTGGCCTCGCCCAGCAGAGCGAGGGCCCTGTAACGTCCGAGGGGAGCGGGCAGCATGATGGTGAGAGTTGCGGGGAGTTGAGTGAGGTGAACGTCGACCTCCCGAAGTGACTGGTGGCAGAAGTCTGCCTTTTCCTATGGAGGGTGAGCGAGGAGCAGGAGGTCTGGGAGTAGTTATAACCTTCTTGCTggggctgctgttgttgttctgAACCCCTTTAATAGGTGAGTTAGAGCAGGAGGACGACTGCCTCTTGGTGAACCCACCGCCTATCCTGGGAGAGGATGGGGGTAATTGTTTGGCCCGAAGATCCTCTCGTCTGTCTGAAGGTGGAGGCTGAAGGTCTCTGTAGCAGGGAGTGGGTCCCGGGCTGGCATCACTGGGCCGAGTACGGGAAGTTAACTTACTCTGGCTGTGGGAACGTGGACCATGGAGCCTCCTTTGGCCCTCGTTTCCAACGGAGCGGCCCCTCTCTGTACGGGAAGTTCGCGACCCATCAGCGGATCCTTGTGGTGGGTTCGGTTTGAGTATCGGAGCCAGAGCAGTACGTTCCCGAGATTGGCTGCGTGCACGGGGCAGTGAGGGGCGCAGGGATGGGGTCTGATCTCCAGCTCTAGGCCTCTCAATCACATGCTTCCCCTCCTTGCGATTAACAAGCAGGACCACCTCATCACCAGAGCGCCGTGAGGCACCACCCAGAGAGAaacgccctcctcctcctcctcctcctcctcctttagaGGAGGCTGTTGAGGAGTCACTATCTCCAGACAGACGTCTTGTCGCTGGCAACTTTGTTTCCTTATTCCtgtagaaaagagaaaagaagagtaATGAATATTCGTAATAATACCACAAACATTCGTAGATGTTCTAACCCAACACAAAGCGCTGCCCTTTCTCAACCAGACACTTCTGGAGTTCACTTACGAGAAGAAGGAATCTAGAAGTACAGGTCAATAAAGTATGAATTGTAAGTTTAAATACCCAGTAGAGGGTGTGTTATTTGTTTGACTATGAAGATTTAAGGTGTACTCACATAAATAATCCTATAAatgtagaaaagaaaacaacttttgGTCTGTTTCTCAACTTATCACAATAGAGCATATTGGTCTGTTTTACCCCAAGATTTACTGTATTTCTGgtgtaaaaaaaatctgtattaaGTTGTTGCCCAGAGTCCATCCATTAAAAGACCTATAGATACATTTAGGAATGACAGCATGCTGCTGTCCTGTGTTTTGAGGTTGTAAacagttttgtttgaatttAGATTACAGGTTGTGCCTTTGATTAGTGTTTAGCACACAAGACTTCACAAGTTATCCTCAGAAATTAGAGTTGTATATATTCAGGCATGCTAATTTGCCTGCATGGAGCCAACCTGTTGACCTACTTCCCTAGTTAGCTGTGAACAGTTGTCTCGGGATAGTTGTCAGATTAGGCATCATCTAGTCTGGCCCACTTGAAACAGGATGCCCCACCCACGCAGGGTTAAAACGAGTGAGCTGCTGCCTTGACGTCTGGCCTGAGCCATCGCTCAATACAGAAATGAGCCACAACTTTGGCGAGAAGCCAAAGTAAACCACCATGCAGCTCCAAATTGTGTTGAACAATGGTGTCCTCACACTGACATATAGGGAAGGTATGTGACCAACTAAACCTTTTACCAGATTGTATACCCCAGAGAAAGAGCCACTTACAATGGCCTTAACATCAACAACACATCATGGCCATCTTTTGGCAGTCGATAGTCTAATTACTGGTTGAAAGTTGTGGGGAAAAGGAGAGCTGAGTGAATATGTTCGGTGACCATGTTGTAGCTACGAGGAATTGCCGTAGAATGGATGCGTGAGACGGGTTTATCTGGGCAATGTCACCTGAGATTACATAAATCTGCTCTGACCTAATCTGTGGCTTCCTGGCATGTGCATTTATTGTGCATCTTCCCAGATctatgtgcacgtgtgtgtgtgtgtgtctttctgtttgtGGGCACAAAACAGCAAGCAGCAGATAGTGAGTGTGACCCGCCAGGCTACTTGTGAGGGATTCATTTCTTATCAAGGTAACACACTTATCCGCACACTTGTGTAGACACACACAATCACCTGAGAGGATTAAAGTGGCGGGGTTCTGAGCGGTCTCGTGGCGGACGTGGGAGTAGATTGCGAGCTACACCGGAGTCCAGCTCGGTGGGGACAGACGGGTTCTGAGAGCGGCCGGGCCTCTCAGGAGGTTTGTGCGGTGCGATGCCATCATTTCGCCAGTGTGGACCTGGGCTGGTGGAGCGGGAGGAGTGGGCGCTCGAGGACTTGCTCTGGGCTCCCTGACCTTGGCCACTGGCTTTCGCCTGGTGGTAGCGGTGGGCTGTGGAGAAAGATTGATAACAAGTGGGTAAAGACAGACCACTAACCAACATTGTCAGACTGACAGGAATACAAGTCATTTAGAGgtccataatatatatatatcatagttAACCACATCAATGTCTTCAAGCTCTTAGATAGCAACAGTAGATATTGTATGCGTCCCTGAGCCAGAGATAGATAGACTCTTGCTCGTGATACTAGCCAACCACAGAGATGCTGCTGATCCCACCATTTAGGGAGAACATTTATAGAACACAAAAGGCATATGTCTGTAATCACTTGATACTCTATGATCTTCAACATGGCCGCCTGTGGTTAGAAATGTAGCACCAATTAGGATTTCATCTCATGTCAGCTGTCCAGGCCAGACGCTCGGCCCTTGACATCATCACTTCAGCAGCAGCGTGGACCCACAGATGAGGAGGGATGGTCCCACCCAGCACAGTGGATGGCCATGTAACCCTGTGCTTTGGGCTGCTAATCAAGTGAGTGTAAACACTGAGTGTAGTATTTGTGTTGAGATGAGTTGCTGCACAGATGTGTTGTGGGATCAGGTAGCGAGTGACTTCACATTTTCCATTACAAACAAGCAGGCCTAAATGTCCTGGACGGAAGTAATTTTGGTCAGGTTTCAACATGAAATGATTCAACAATGTCAAATCAGTTGGCGGCAAACATCTGAATGTATGAAGTGACACAATTTAGAATTGGATTGCCGTTCTTATAGTATATCTTTGTGTCTCTTAGGGCTGTATGACAAACACTATTTCTCCACATTGCTGACCCTCACAgagtctgctgctgctctgaacTTATAGCACATCCGATGTGAGTCATTTGTTTGTGATCTTAAATGCATTATGAATTATGCAACACAGATAGACAACAATTAAGTTGTTTTGTAAGAGGCCGACGGGCAACAAGAGGTGACCTTACCAAAAGCAGCACAGCGACACGGGTCATGCTTGTCCAAATAGTGCTCTAATGTGTCCCAGCCCCCTCCAACACGCACCATCACATGAGTACGAAGGACCTGAGGCaggaaaagagaagacaagGCTTCAATAGATTAACAGAAAGTAAcatacacattcatgcacaaatAAAACGGCTGAACCTTTTGATCAACTGcactgcaacacacactgcacaaGTCAATAGACATGCAAATTCCACAAGTGGCGCCGCTCGCTGAAGGCTGACCGGTCTTCAATGTTACGTAACATCTAGATGCACCCCTGCCTgtgcctctgcctctccctcccccatccctcctctttctctcacatcaccccccATCTGCTGCCATTATGAGGGCTGTTCATTGCCATGCCAACTCACAATTAAGCAGAGCACGGTAGCATAAGAAAGAGTGCTGTGAAAGACACCCCTTTTTTTTGGCCTATCTCATGCCTCTCAGCTGGCTTGCCCGTGTTTTCAGAGGGGAGCCGGGGGAATTAGCATGGCAACTCACCCCCGctgtcctctctgctcctcagctTAGACTTAAGTTGCCgtggagaggagcagggaggagagTGGGCCTGGATCGTCATAACAGAGGGGGTTGGTTGGATATGTCACTTCCTACTCTCCTCTGCTCTTTGAAGCACACACATCCACAATATCAGACCGAAGAGCCTCAGACCCTCAAGGCAGAAGCTGCCTTGACTGAAGCAACACCATTTTCCGGATGTGAGAGCCCCGCGGATGCGTCCCCCAGCCTTGGGTTGTGCGATAGGGTCTTGCAGCCACATGTTTTAAAGGTTGTACCCGTGTCTCAGGGTGCAGGAAGGCAGAGCCATAGTGGTAGATGTGCGTGGGCTGGCACAGAGTTTATTTCCACCGAATCACACGCGGCACAGCGCCTCATCTCCCGGCCCCTGAGAGGCCTGATCCCACGTTCTCTCTCATACAATCCCCGCAATCCAAGACAAGCCTTCTCATCGGCTCCTCTACTACATCAAATCTGTCAGAACAGCAGATCTGCTTAACTCTATCAGATCTGACAGTATAAACTGCTTACTTtgaaatataacatttttacaATTCAGCAGACATTTGTTCTCTGTCTAAGCAGTTTACAGAACATATCTGCTGTTACTTCTCTCTTATcacttattttagtttttgcatAACCATACCATGATAGAGGTGCTGTTGTGACACAATAGACATGGCttcatatctttatttaataaatgtgttcttATTCACAATGGTAACAGCTACTGGGAAtccaaataaacaaatgcattcGAGTGGGATAATAGCATGACTATAAAGAGAATGATCAAGGGCCTTAGAAGGCTTTATTTCCTTCTATATCACTTGTTCCCATAACCAACAAGCTCATTATGCATGTCGTACTTTGTACACAACTGCTGAGGCTACATGGACGATTTGGGACCATGTTCCCCTTTAGATCTGTGGCATAGCGGGCTGATTTCCCAACCACTGAAGGGGTATCACAGTCTTCAGTGCAGAGAGACCCAATCCTTGTTTCTATGGCAACAGCGAACAGAGAGACTTCTTGTCATCATTGCGTGGGCGTGTTGAACCAATTTCTTCCTAAATCTTGCTGGTGAGCAAAAAAATTAAGCTCATGGTTCATTTCAGCTGTGGTGCCCCTCAACTGAcgtcatctcctccctctcggGAGCCGCCTCCCGGGGGACAAAGACGTCTTATAAGTTCATGCGGCCCGTTCGCCCATTTGCTTTTTGTCTCATCCCCTCATTCAGCGTGAGATCCTTGTCAGAGCTTTGGCAGCTAAATAGGGGTTTACTGGCTTTTAAACCGGCTGCCCGCTTCCTCCCCTCAGAAGAATAAGGGAAGTGTGTTGGCCGCACTTGGAGCTGCTCGGGCATATGTGTGATCACTGCCATCCACAGTGAGGGCGGAGACGGGGTGATGAGAGCTAATCTGACCAGTCAAaagctcagacacacacacactcacaggg from Cyclopterus lumpus isolate fCycLum1 chromosome 9, fCycLum1.pri, whole genome shotgun sequence includes these protein-coding regions:
- the gas2l1 gene encoding GAS2-like protein 2A; this translates as MADQSNIQSSASKSIRPFKSSEEYLYAMKEDLAEWLNTLYDLEVTADSFMDGLGTGCALCRHANNVNRAAQDFQLEYPEAAQSMKVPSKDVVFQSRNVVTGSFVARDNVSNFISWCRQELWIKDVLMFETNDLVERCNEKNFVLCLLEVARRGSKFGMLAPMLIQLEEEIEEEIRDQESLRIDAGQPAEQSPPSRCFSRKESSHSVEDEDDDEEEEDDDDDDEPDPEPFIWPQKRVLCDMRNLDELVREILGRCSCPAQFPMVKVSEGKYKVGDSSALIFIRVLRTHVMVRVGGGWDTLEHYLDKHDPCRCAAFAHRYHQAKASGQGQGAQSKSSSAHSSRSTSPGPHWRNDGIAPHKPPERPGRSQNPSVPTELDSGVARNLLPRPPRDRSEPRHFNPLRNKETKLPATRRLSGDSDSSTASSKGGGGGGGGGRFSLGGASRRSGDEVVLLVNRKEGKHVIERPRAGDQTPSLRPSLPRARSQSRERTALAPILKPNPPQGSADGSRTSRTERGRSVGNEGQRRLHGPRSHSQSKLTSRTRPSDASPGPTPCYRDLQPPPSDRREDLRAKQLPPSSPRIGGGFTKRQSSSCSNSPIKGVQNNNSSPSKKVITTPRPPAPRSPSIGKGRLLPPVTSGGRRSPHSTPRNSHHHAARSPRTLQGPRSAGRGHHRSWSGLERQQPEEEVLGLGFQKLPTLDPQKEQDLYRSFEAEFLANAQQAIGVSCRAPGVPLQGAGVHSVSAPIDPNVTDSAYSSSNSSTSSLNVGAKIGTLPDLRESKRTNPRHLPPEDPLNLLYTHNFGSSHNFGQGEPEHWRERGGGLKKLPAISSATEDKEAPSSLPGLGDSFMNQVPSQPAFHCRNLNGDHGGCPPTGGLTGQQGQLGWGTGPEGDVPLENHQPNLPYDLENGDGSDDLPPPDACPSPVPLPPSEDCSFQDSSSENSSMCFSLSESRSESPPPSSPLANGDNNGEGLQTKKGPKKADSVAPFSKNKLSGRMRPRTDNRPENSPSRIPTPVSYRDLQALDTFSPNHTPPLSPQSSRSTGHPATCKSLHQAFADMIHPQPRCPAMGNKDCSYPGQSGSLDTEAWM